One Keratinibaculum paraultunense genomic window carries:
- a CDS encoding formate--tetrahydrofolate ligase has translation MKTDVQIAQEAKMLPITEVAKKLELKEDDLIQYGKYKAKIKLDVLKKLQDKKEGKLVLVTAINPTPAGEGKTTINIGLSMGLNKIGKTAITTLREPSLGPSFGIKGGAAGGGYSQVVPMEDINLHFTGDFHAITTAHNLIAALLDNHMHQGNELNIDPRRVVWKRVLDMNDRALRNIVIGLGGRTNGVPREDGFDITAASEIMAIFCLSKDLEDFKKRIGEIVVAYRYDGSPVYAKDLNAEGAVAVLMKDAIQPNLVQTLENTPALIHGGPFANIAHGCNSLLATKIALKLADYTVTEAGFGADLGAEKFFDIKCRFGNLKPDAAVIVATVRALKYNGGVSKDKLGDENLEALKEGFANLEKHIENINKFGVPAVVAINKFPTDTEKELNYVLERCKELGVEAVLSEVWAKGGEGGIELAEAVVKVCETKESNFVPLYDVEDSIKDKIEKIAKEIYGADAVDYTKACEKQIANIEKLGFDKMPICMAKTQYSLTDDPTILGRPKGFRITVRDIKVSKGAGFLVALTGNIMTMPGLPKVPAANNIDILENGEIVGLF, from the coding sequence TTGAAGACAGATGTTCAAATTGCTCAGGAAGCAAAGATGTTACCTATCACTGAAGTAGCAAAAAAGCTAGAGTTAAAAGAAGACGATTTAATACAATATGGTAAATATAAAGCGAAGATTAAACTAGATGTGCTTAAAAAATTACAAGATAAAAAAGAAGGTAAATTAGTTTTAGTAACAGCAATAAATCCAACTCCTGCTGGGGAAGGTAAAACAACTATTAATATAGGTCTTTCTATGGGTCTAAATAAAATAGGTAAAACTGCCATAACAACCCTTAGAGAACCATCCCTTGGACCAAGTTTTGGTATAAAAGGTGGAGCTGCAGGCGGTGGATATTCACAGGTAGTGCCAATGGAGGATATAAATCTTCACTTTACTGGAGATTTTCATGCAATAACTACTGCACACAATTTAATAGCTGCTTTATTAGATAATCACATGCATCAAGGTAATGAATTAAATATAGATCCTAGAAGAGTTGTGTGGAAAAGGGTACTAGATATGAATGATAGAGCATTGAGGAACATTGTAATTGGGCTTGGTGGAAGAACAAATGGTGTGCCAAGAGAAGATGGATTTGATATAACTGCCGCTTCAGAAATAATGGCAATTTTTTGTTTATCAAAGGATTTAGAGGACTTTAAAAAAAGAATTGGTGAGATTGTGGTAGCTTATAGATACGATGGTAGTCCTGTATATGCTAAAGATTTAAATGCAGAAGGTGCGGTTGCGGTACTTATGAAGGATGCAATTCAACCAAATCTTGTGCAAACATTGGAAAATACTCCTGCATTAATTCATGGTGGACCTTTTGCTAATATTGCTCATGGTTGTAACTCTTTATTAGCAACAAAAATAGCTTTAAAACTAGCAGATTATACTGTAACAGAGGCAGGATTTGGTGCAGATTTAGGAGCAGAAAAATTTTTTGATATTAAATGTAGATTTGGCAACTTGAAACCAGATGCAGCAGTAATAGTAGCTACAGTAAGAGCATTAAAGTATAATGGAGGAGTTAGTAAAGATAAATTAGGAGATGAAAATTTAGAAGCATTAAAAGAAGGATTTGCAAATTTAGAAAAACATATAGAAAATATAAATAAATTTGGAGTTCCTGCTGTGGTAGCTATTAATAAATTCCCAACAGATACTGAAAAAGAATTAAATTATGTTCTTGAAAGATGTAAAGAATTAGGCGTAGAAGCAGTATTATCAGAAGTTTGGGCAAAAGGTGGAGAAGGGGGTATTGAATTAGCTGAAGCTGTAGTAAAGGTATGTGAAACTAAAGAGTCTAATTTTGTTCCATTATATGATGTAGAAGATTCTATAAAAGATAAAATTGAAAAAATAGCTAAGGAAATTTATGGTGCAGATGCAGTAGATTACACTAAAGCTTGTGAAAAGCAAATAGCTAATATTGAAAAATTAGGATTTGATAAGATGCCAATATGTATGGCAAAAACTCAATATTCTTTAACAGATGATCCAACGATATTAGGTAGACCAAAAGGATTTAGAATTACTGTAAGAGATATAAAGGTATCTAAAGGAGCTGGGTTCTTAGTTGCATTAACTGGCAATATAATGACTATGCCAGGTCTTCCAAAAGTTCCTGCTGCGAATAATATAGATATATTAGAGAATGGAGAGATAGTAGGTTTATTTTAG
- the purN gene encoding phosphoribosylglycinamide formyltransferase, whose amino-acid sequence MVNIGILISGSGTNLQAIIDNINEGNIDGEIKLVISNKKDAYGLVRAEEAGIETLYLDRKEFSTDEEYNKKIMEEFTKRDVELVVLAGYLRILSKEFVQKYKNRIINIHPSLIPSFCGEGCYGERVHKMVLDYGAKITGATVHFVDEGTDTGPIILQKAVKVEDDDTVESLKEKVLKIEHELLPEAIKLYCQGRLSVEGRKVKIID is encoded by the coding sequence ATGGTAAACATAGGAATTTTGATTTCTGGAAGTGGTACAAATCTTCAAGCTATTATAGATAATATCAATGAAGGAAACATTGATGGAGAAATAAAACTAGTTATATCCAATAAAAAGGATGCTTATGGATTAGTAAGGGCAGAAGAAGCAGGTATAGAAACTTTATATTTAGATAGAAAAGAATTTTCAACTGACGAAGAATATAATAAAAAGATTATGGAAGAGTTTACCAAGCGAGATGTGGAATTAGTAGTACTTGCAGGCTATTTAAGGATATTATCTAAAGAATTTGTACAAAAGTATAAAAATAGGATAATAAATATACATCCTTCATTAATTCCTAGTTTTTGTGGGGAAGGTTGCTATGGAGAGCGAGTTCATAAAATGGTGTTAGATTATGGAGCAAAGATTACAGGAGCAACTGTTCACTTTGTAGATGAGGGTACTGATACAGGTCCTATTATTTTGCAAAAAGCAGTAAAAGTAGAAGATGACGATACAGTAGAAAGTTTAAAAGAAAAGGTACTTAAAATAGAGCATGAATTGTTGCCAGAAGCTATAAAGCTTTATTGTCAGGGAAGATTATCTGTAGAAGGGCGAAAAGTAAAAATTATTGATTAG
- a CDS encoding response regulator transcription factor — MEKILIIEDDADIRNILKIYLEGESYEVWEAENGAEAMKQLAKQPDLVILDLMLPVKSLN; from the coding sequence GTGGAGAAAATATTGATTATTGAAGATGATGCGGATATAAGAAATATTTTAAAAATCTATCTTGAAGGAGAATCTTATGAGGTTTGGGAAGCGGAAAATGGTGCTGAAGCTATGAAACAATTGGCTAAACAGCCTGATCTTGTTATTTTAGATTTAATGCTTCCAGTCAAGAGCTTGAATTAA
- a CDS encoding ABC transporter ATP-binding protein — MELRIDKVTKQFKDLKAVNNVDLNFTQGIWGLLGPNGAGKTTLMRMMVGNLKPSKGEIYFDGHTISSLGDKYLDRIGYLPQHFGYDKNQSVEDFLHYIGCLKGIDKVTRHKRIVDLLEQFNLSDVKHKKIDKLSGGMKRRVGICQAMLNNPDILIVDEPTAGLDIEERRRFRQYLATISKEKIVILSTHIVSDVEFIANYLILMESGEIIETGESNTLINSIDGMVFESVVKDEEMNILEQKYRIVNFHNEGDGNVRIRYIANSPLKNSKLVKPNLNDFYLSKIKGVK; from the coding sequence GTGGAATTAAGGATTGATAAAGTAACAAAACAATTTAAAGATTTAAAGGCTGTAAATAATGTTGACTTAAATTTCACTCAAGGTATATGGGGGCTTTTAGGACCTAATGGTGCTGGAAAAACAACATTGATGAGAATGATGGTAGGTAATTTAAAGCCTAGTAAAGGAGAAATCTATTTTGATGGTCATACAATTTCCAGTTTAGGTGATAAGTATTTGGATAGGATAGGGTATTTGCCTCAGCATTTTGGGTATGACAAGAATCAAAGTGTAGAAGATTTTCTACATTATATAGGATGTTTAAAGGGGATTGACAAAGTTACAAGGCATAAACGTATTGTGGATTTGCTGGAGCAATTTAATCTATCAGATGTAAAGCACAAAAAAATAGATAAACTCTCTGGTGGGATGAAAAGAAGAGTAGGTATTTGCCAGGCTATGCTCAATAATCCAGATATACTTATTGTTGATGAGCCAACAGCAGGACTAGATATTGAAGAAAGAAGAAGGTTTCGTCAGTATTTAGCAACAATAAGTAAAGAAAAAATTGTCATTCTTTCAACTCATATTGTGTCAGATGTTGAATTTATTGCAAACTATCTAATACTTATGGAAAGTGGGGAAATTATTGAAACAGGAGAAAGCAATACCTTAATCAATTCTATTGATGGCATGGTTTTTGAATCAGTTGTAAAAGATGAAGAAATGAATATTTTAGAACAGAAGTATCGTATTGTTAATTTTCACAATGAAGGAGATGGCAATGTAAGAATTCGATATATTGCAAATTCACCACTAAAAAATTCTAAACTTGTGAAACCTAATTTAAATGATTTCTATCTTTCAAAGATAAAGGGGGTGAAATAA
- a CDS encoding ATP-binding protein: MFQKFYRRDKARGQSSGSGLGLAIAKEIVEKHDGKLYAESVNGHTTFIINLPKS; this comes from the coding sequence ATATTTCAAAAATTTTATCGTAGGGATAAAGCAAGGGGTCAATCATCAGGTTCAGGATTGGGACTTGCAATTGCAAAAGAGATTGTTGAAAAACATGATGGGAAATTATATGCAGAAAGTGTAAATGGTCATACTACATTTATTATCAATTTGCCTAAATCTTAA
- the purH gene encoding bifunctional phosphoribosylaminoimidazolecarboxamide formyltransferase/IMP cyclohydrolase, which produces MKRALISVYNKEGIVSFAKELSRLGWEIISTGGTYKVLNENGINVIDISEVTKFPEILDGRVKTLHPNIHGGILYKRDNIEHVDKLKELNIGSIDMVVNNLYPFEETVKKEGVSHKEIIENIDIGGPSMIRAAAKNYEYVTVIVDPNDYERVLDEIQQNGETSLETRRYLAMKVFQQTAYYDSLIANYFNKMESVEFPDILTLAFKDKQNLRYGENPHQKAAFYKEIDKLEGTVAGAIKLHGKELSFNNINDSNGALEILKEFDEPTVVAVKHANPCGIGSGENLLEAYKKAYECDTISIFGGILAANRKIDEEVAKLINEIFIEVVMAPSYTKKALAILTSKKNIRVLEVPEIEKKDYNSYDVKKVLGGILLQERDTKLLGEELKVVTNRKPTDKEMEDLLFGWKAVKGVKSNGVLLVKDKATIGIGLGEVNRIWAVENAIERAGDKAKCAVLASDGFFPFKDSVEALAKAGVTAIIQPGGSIRDEESIEEANKHDIAMVFTGIRHFKH; this is translated from the coding sequence GTGAAGAGGGCATTGATAAGTGTCTACAATAAAGAAGGGATTGTTTCATTTGCAAAGGAATTAAGTAGATTAGGATGGGAGATAATTTCCACAGGGGGTACGTATAAGGTATTAAATGAAAATGGAATAAATGTAATAGACATATCAGAAGTGACTAAATTTCCTGAAATACTAGATGGTAGAGTAAAAACTCTTCATCCTAATATTCATGGAGGAATTTTATATAAACGGGACAATATAGAACATGTAGATAAATTAAAGGAATTAAATATAGGTTCTATAGATATGGTAGTAAATAATTTATATCCGTTTGAAGAGACTGTAAAAAAGGAAGGGGTAAGTCATAAAGAGATAATAGAAAACATAGATATAGGTGGTCCTTCCATGATAAGGGCAGCAGCTAAAAATTATGAATATGTAACAGTGATAGTAGATCCTAATGACTATGAACGGGTATTAGATGAAATTCAACAAAATGGAGAAACTAGTTTAGAAACTAGAAGATATTTAGCTATGAAGGTTTTTCAACAGACAGCTTATTATGATTCTTTAATAGCAAACTATTTTAATAAAATGGAATCAGTAGAGTTTCCAGATATATTAACTTTAGCTTTTAAAGATAAACAAAATTTGCGCTATGGAGAAAATCCTCATCAAAAAGCAGCTTTTTATAAAGAAATAGATAAATTAGAAGGAACTGTTGCAGGGGCGATCAAACTTCATGGAAAGGAATTGTCTTTTAACAATATTAATGATAGTAATGGAGCTTTGGAAATACTAAAAGAATTTGATGAACCTACAGTAGTAGCAGTGAAACATGCTAATCCCTGTGGTATAGGTAGTGGTGAAAACCTATTAGAAGCTTATAAAAAAGCTTATGAGTGTGATACAATATCTATATTTGGTGGGATATTAGCAGCAAATAGGAAGATCGATGAAGAAGTAGCAAAGTTAATAAATGAAATATTCATAGAAGTAGTTATGGCTCCATCCTATACAAAGAAAGCATTGGCTATTTTAACTTCTAAGAAGAATATAAGAGTTCTTGAAGTTCCTGAAATAGAGAAAAAAGATTATAATTCTTATGATGTAAAAAAGGTTTTAGGCGGAATACTATTGCAAGAAAGAGATACAAAATTACTGGGAGAAGAACTTAAAGTAGTAACCAACAGAAAACCAACAGATAAAGAAATGGAAGATTTGTTGTTTGGATGGAAAGCGGTAAAAGGAGTTAAATCCAATGGGGTACTTTTAGTAAAAGATAAAGCTACTATAGGTATAGGTTTAGGAGAAGTAAATCGAATATGGGCTGTAGAAAATGCTATTGAAAGGGCAGGCGATAAGGCTAAATGTGCGGTATTAGCTTCTGATGGATTTTTCCCATTTAAGGATTCAGTTGAGGCTTTAGCAAAAGCAGGAGTTACTGCTATAATTCAACCAGGAGGTTCTATAAGAGATGAGGAATCTATAGAAGAAGCAAATAAGCACGATATAGCAATGGTGTTTACAGGCATAAGACATTTTAAACATTAA
- the prxU gene encoding thioredoxin-dependent peroxiredoxin (Most members of this family contain a selenocysteine.), giving the protein MLVGKQTPNFKAKAYHKGKIVDVNLEDYRGKWVVLCFYPGDFTFVUPTELTQIAVGYDTLQSLNVEVLSVSVDSVYSHKVWDETELSKMVDGGIPYPMVSDPGGKIGKLFDVYDEEEGVNVRGRFIIDPDGIIQAAEILTPPVGRNPEELLRQIKAYQHHQKTGEVIPSGWHEGDSTLKPSPQLAGKVWEVWKPKK; this is encoded by the coding sequence ATGTTAGTTGGAAAACAAACACCTAATTTTAAAGCAAAAGCTTATCATAAAGGTAAAATAGTAGATGTTAATTTAGAAGATTATAGAGGTAAATGGGTAGTATTATGTTTTTATCCTGGAGATTTTACTTTTGTCTGACCTACAGAATTAACTCAAATAGCCGTTGGCTATGATACATTACAATCTTTAAATGTTGAAGTATTATCTGTATCAGTAGATAGTGTATATTCACACAAAGTATGGGATGAAACAGAATTATCTAAAATGGTAGATGGAGGAATACCTTATCCAATGGTATCTGATCCAGGTGGAAAGATTGGAAAATTATTTGATGTATATGATGAGGAAGAAGGAGTAAATGTTAGGGGTAGATTTATAATAGATCCAGATGGTATAATACAAGCTGCTGAAATACTAACACCACCTGTAGGAAGAAACCCAGAAGAACTATTAAGACAAATAAAAGCATATCAACATCATCAAAAAACAGGAGAAGTAATACCTTCTGGTTGGCATGAGGGAGATTCCACATTGAAACCATCACCTCAATTAGCTGGGAAGGTATGGGAAGTATGGAAACCAAAAAAATAA
- the speD gene encoding adenosylmethionine decarboxylase produces the protein MKEKLTLYGFNNLTKTLSFNIYDICYAKSEKEQKGYIEYIDEQYNSERLTNILCNVTEMIGAHILNIAKQDYEPQGASVTILITEEALPVHLIDKSCNIGDILAKRDSVVGHLDKSHVTVHTYPEYHPDNAISTFRVDIDVSTCGTISPLNALNYLIGSFDSDIITIDYRVRGFTRDVKGKKYFIDHDISSIQDYIDKDTLEKYDAIDVNVYQSNIFHTKMLIKEIELQDYLFNKDVHEFSPKQRLEIINSLRREMIEIFSGMNIY, from the coding sequence TTGAAAGAAAAATTAACATTATATGGGTTTAACAATTTAACAAAAACTCTTAGCTTTAATATATATGACATTTGCTATGCTAAAAGTGAGAAAGAACAAAAAGGCTATATAGAATATATTGATGAGCAATACAATTCTGAAAGATTAACGAATATTTTGTGTAATGTAACAGAGATGATTGGTGCCCATATACTTAATATTGCTAAGCAAGACTATGAGCCACAAGGAGCTTCTGTTACTATTCTTATTACTGAAGAAGCTTTACCTGTTCATTTAATAGATAAATCCTGCAATATTGGAGATATTTTAGCTAAAAGAGATTCTGTTGTAGGGCATTTGGATAAAAGTCATGTGACGGTGCACACCTACCCTGAATACCATCCAGATAATGCTATATCAACCTTTAGAGTTGATATAGATGTATCAACCTGTGGTACCATATCTCCCCTTAATGCGTTAAATTATCTAATAGGGAGTTTTGATTCAGATATTATTACAATTGACTATAGAGTTCGAGGTTTTACTAGGGATGTAAAGGGTAAAAAATATTTTATAGATCATGATATTAGTTCAATTCAAGATTATATAGACAAGGATACACTTGAAAAATATGATGCTATAGATGTAAATGTTTATCAATCAAATATATTTCATACAAAAATGTTAATTAAAGAAATAGAGCTTCAAGATTATTTGTTTAATAAGGATGTGCACGAATTTTCACCAAAGCAGAGGCTTGAGATTATAAATAGTCTTAGAAGAGAGATGATTGAAATATTTAGTGGTATGAATATTTATTAG
- the purD gene encoding phosphoribosylamine--glycine ligase, producing MKVLVIGGGGREHALCWKISQSKRVSKIFCAPGNGGTDEIAENVDIGANEIDKLVDFALKESIDLTVVGPEEPLVKGIVDKFKAKGLRIFGPNGKAAQLEGSKVFSKQFMEKYGIHTAKYKVYDNVDKAIEGLDEFDYPVVIKADGLCFGKGVIICNTKNEGIEALKHIMVDKAFGSQGNTIVLEEYLKGIEASLLCFVSGGKLFPMESAKDYKRIFDGDKGPNTGGVGCFSPNPLMKDKDLQRVIRREILLHIERGLEQEQIDYTGILYIGLMLTNAGPKILEFNCRFGDPETEVLLPRLETDIINIFQKTIDGNLREEDLVWTKKPCITVVATSKGYPGKYETGKEIKGLEDIDEDIILFHNGTKRVGDKLYTDGGRVISVTALGDTLEEAKNKVYDNIRKINFEGIYYREDIGEI from the coding sequence ATGAAAGTATTGGTCATAGGTGGTGGTGGTAGGGAACATGCTTTATGTTGGAAAATATCACAAAGCAAAAGGGTATCAAAAATTTTTTGTGCTCCTGGAAATGGAGGTACAGATGAAATAGCAGAAAATGTGGACATAGGTGCTAATGAAATAGATAAATTAGTGGATTTTGCTTTAAAAGAATCTATAGATTTAACTGTAGTGGGTCCTGAGGAGCCTTTGGTAAAAGGCATAGTAGATAAGTTTAAAGCTAAGGGACTTCGTATATTTGGACCAAATGGTAAAGCTGCTCAACTAGAAGGAAGCAAGGTTTTTTCTAAACAGTTCATGGAAAAATATGGTATACATACAGCTAAGTACAAAGTTTATGATAATGTAGATAAAGCTATAGAAGGGTTGGATGAGTTTGATTATCCTGTTGTGATTAAAGCTGATGGACTATGCTTTGGAAAGGGTGTAATTATATGTAATACTAAAAATGAAGGAATAGAAGCTTTAAAGCATATTATGGTGGATAAGGCATTTGGCTCCCAAGGGAATACTATAGTATTAGAAGAATATTTAAAAGGCATTGAAGCTTCTTTATTATGTTTTGTTTCTGGAGGCAAATTATTTCCTATGGAATCAGCTAAGGATTATAAACGAATATTTGATGGGGATAAGGGGCCTAATACAGGAGGAGTAGGTTGTTTTTCTCCTAATCCTTTAATGAAGGATAAGGATTTACAAAGGGTTATAAGAAGAGAAATACTATTACATATAGAAAGGGGTTTGGAACAAGAACAAATTGATTATACTGGGATTCTTTACATAGGTTTGATGTTAACTAACGCAGGTCCTAAAATATTGGAATTTAACTGTAGGTTTGGAGATCCAGAAACGGAAGTGCTACTTCCACGACTTGAAACGGATATAATAAATATTTTTCAAAAAACAATAGATGGTAATCTAAGGGAAGAAGATTTAGTATGGACTAAAAAACCATGTATCACTGTAGTAGCTACATCAAAGGGATATCCAGGAAAATATGAAACAGGAAAAGAGATAAAAGGATTAGAGGATATAGATGAAGATATAATATTATTTCATAATGGAACCAAAAGAGTAGGAGATAAGTTATATACCGATGGTGGTAGAGTTATTTCAGTAACAGCATTAGGCGATACTTTAGAAGAAGCTAAAAACAAGGTTTATGATAATATAAGAAAGATTAATTTTGAGGGAATTTATTATAGAGAGGATATTGGTGAAATATAA
- a CDS encoding ABC transporter permease: MDIFVSELKRQMRAKRFILYILIAIILGGLWAWFIIGGRTEGFMMTGCYKELKGMEAIETAAKDRNIYAGEMTVDNFQRSCEVFLDSIKEKDGESDIIMNDELLKLAVYADTLIMQDYRLKKMFGDDNLDSWFPRDFGSHFYENEELYYQKLIDINTKNQAEKELALKMWNEIEKPYTYYGGFEVWRDGIEHIQLFGFVLLIMVGFFSSGIIAKDKECGLDEIISTTSGGRRKLLFAKLFIPIIMGLLIYTVGMGTYIGILKYYLPANALKTSIQVCGGATILPYSLGDLIGKMTLFGTIGVVTIAAFTTFISSKSNKTQVVMSIAVLMIISGFLLCLKGVSDNSSIMKTISCILPGSVAFAGLWFGMVQIVSIFGKAMLFFNFHLFVSVLVFFISLMITSWNYVRR; this comes from the coding sequence ATGGATATATTTGTTTCTGAATTGAAACGTCAAATGAGAGCAAAGAGGTTCATATTATACATTTTAATTGCTATTATTCTTGGAGGATTATGGGCGTGGTTCATTATAGGTGGGCGAACAGAAGGGTTTATGATGACTGGATGCTACAAAGAGCTTAAAGGAATGGAGGCTATAGAAACTGCTGCAAAGGATAGAAATATATATGCAGGGGAAATGACTGTAGATAATTTTCAAAGAAGTTGTGAAGTATTTTTAGACTCAATAAAAGAAAAAGATGGTGAAAGCGATATTATAATGAATGATGAACTGTTGAAATTAGCAGTTTACGCTGATACTTTAATTATGCAAGATTATCGATTAAAAAAGATGTTTGGAGATGACAATCTTGATTCATGGTTTCCTAGAGACTTTGGTTCTCATTTTTATGAAAATGAAGAATTATATTATCAAAAATTAATTGATATAAATACAAAAAATCAGGCAGAAAAAGAGTTAGCTTTGAAAATGTGGAATGAAATAGAAAAGCCATATACATACTATGGTGGGTTTGAAGTATGGAGGGATGGCATTGAACATATTCAGTTATTTGGTTTTGTTTTATTAATAATGGTGGGGTTTTTTTCAAGTGGAATTATTGCAAAAGATAAGGAATGTGGCTTAGATGAGATAATATCTACAACAAGTGGAGGAAGAAGAAAGCTATTATTTGCAAAATTGTTTATTCCAATAATTATGGGATTGTTAATATATACTGTGGGAATGGGGACATATATTGGGATTTTGAAATACTATCTTCCAGCCAATGCTCTTAAAACATCAATCCAAGTATGTGGTGGAGCAACTATACTACCTTATAGCTTGGGTGATTTAATTGGCAAGATGACTCTATTTGGGACAATTGGAGTAGTTACAATTGCTGCATTTACTACTTTTATTTCATCCAAATCAAATAAGACTCAGGTAGTAATGAGCATTGCCGTGTTGATGATTATTAGTGGATTTTTATTGTGTTTGAAAGGAGTTTCAGATAATTCTTCAATAATGAAAACAATTAGTTGCATTCTTCCAGGTAGTGTGGCATTCGCAGGGCTTTGGTTTGGTATGGTACAAATAGTTTCTATCTTTGGGAAGGCAATGCTATTTTTTAATTTTCATTTATTTGTTAGCGTATTAGTATTTTTCATAAGTTTAATGATAACTTCATGGAATTATGTTAGGAGGTAG
- a CDS encoding YerC/YecD family TrpR-related protein produces MAEYESKLKSEQIDDFFEAVLQLETIEECYRFFEDICTIKEIQSIAQRLEVAKLLTLNKTYNEIEEETGASTATISRINRALNYGAGGYKIILEKLGYIEENNEK; encoded by the coding sequence GTGGCAGAATATGAATCTAAATTGAAAAGTGAACAAATAGATGATTTTTTTGAAGCCGTATTACAGTTAGAAACCATAGAGGAATGTTATCGCTTTTTTGAGGATATATGCACTATAAAGGAAATTCAATCTATAGCACAAAGGTTGGAAGTTGCTAAATTACTAACGTTAAATAAGACATATAATGAAATAGAAGAGGAAACAGGGGCTAGTACTGCTACCATAAGTAGAATCAATAGAGCATTAAATTATGGAGCAGGTGGATATAAAATTATATTAGAAAAACTAGGATATATAGAAGAAAACAATGAGAAATAA